A region of the Leishmania panamensis strain MHOM/PA/94/PSC-1 chromosome 21 sequence genome:
ACCCTGGGATACCGCGCACGGAGGAGTGGTAGCCACCATCAGGGGCCGTGCGTTCACCGAAACCAAAACAACAGTCAACGCACGTAAGATGTACACCCACTTGTGTCAGGGTTTTTGTTCGAGCGAGCGATGTGCCTGGAGTCGCGTCAGGCATGACAACCCTATTTATTGCAACTTGCTCGGGTCCGCAAGTgcgaagagggcgagggggaggggggaggctgtGTAGCTCCTTTCGCCGTCCTCGTAGAGCGCTGTAACGCGCGATGCATGGCGCTCAGCAGCTCTTGTCGTCCTCAGTTTCTCCCGTTTGATTGAAGAGTTTCTGTTCAGCTTGAGGTGTTAGGGCATCGGGGTAAGATACAACGTGGAAAGGGCGGCAAAGTTTCGATGTGTCGCTGATGTTTGTAGACCTATGggagcgcagcggctgcaagtaagcggggaggggggagggttgcGGGGTATCGTCATCACACGAGGTGCGCCGACTCACCCATCATTGTAAACGCCATCCACCACACATATCAGCGAAAGGAACATATCCTTTCCCTTCGAGGCTGGAGGGCACATAGGCGCACCagacgtgtgcgcgtgtgattGTGGTGGGAGTGAGTTACTCAGAGCGGCTTCCAAACCAGCAAAAAAACGAACCACCAAATCCACAATACACAAACAAATGGTGGAGAGGTCGAGCGGCGTCACTGCGTGAAGAGCACAAGCGCTGTCCGCTACACAGCGATGGAGCACTTCGCGGGTGGGGCGTGTAACAGAGCAACCGTcgaaacaaacaacaaaaagagtTTGAAgtcgaggaggggaggacggGGAAAACCAGGCACgcggcgccccccccctcccccccactctcAACGCAGCCCATTTTCGAATCTTCCGTGCCACAACCAGCGAACACAATATCGCGGAAAAGTGCCCAtccacatacgcacgcgcagcatgCAGGCGTAGAGGAGGAATacgaggggggggtggaagggaaggggggggggtactcTGGTGAGGATAAATtcgccgccctcctctcgTTTGCCCATCGACATGGCCCTCTAAGCCGCACTGGCCAAGAGACCAAGCTGTTGCAGCATCTTCACGAGCGCGGCATCCCCCGCAGTCACCCGCTTCGCTATAACTGCCTCTTGCACCAGGCGGtgcacgtcctcctccaAGGCAAAGCCGCCCTGGCCACGTATGTTGGCCACTAACTGCGCCTTCACCAATTCGACCTTCTCCTGCTTTGCCAGTGTGTCGTTAtactgcaggcggcgctgctggtgaagTTTGTCAAGGGCGGCCTCCCTGTTGCTGAGCGCGCTGCGCGAAtcctgcgcctctgctgtgAACGCCGGGGCACCGTCAATCGCAAGCTTGGCGTACACCTGTGTCTCTGCGACGTTCGTCGCCTGCCCACCGGGGCCACTGGCGCGTGCCGTGTCGTACGTGACTCTGCACCGCTTCGTGTTCTGCACAAGGATGGCAGAGACGAACGGGTGCGCACTTGTCACTGTGAACGCAGGGGGCGGAAGGGTGGCGCCGGCTCTACCGCTTTCCACTCTGGCCATGCCGCTTGACAGGCTCAGTGCAAGCGCGTAGCCAAACGGCCCTGGTgtggtggagaagggcaAGGCGTCTGCCGTGGCTGTCACGTGCGCCTTTCCATGCTCTCCAGCGAGCATCTCTACCTGGAAGCCTATGCCAGAAAAACACGCGTGCAGagccgccgcatcgccggTGAATGCGACGACTGCATCGTAGTTCGAGTGCGGTACGCTGCGCATTACGTAGcgtcgcaccaccgccacgtatgcagcagcagccgcagcgtgatcgtgtgccgccgcctcccagGCCGCCTGCTGGCGCTCCTGGTACTTGGTCTGCAGCTCCGCAAAGGCTTTCTCGGCTGCCTCCTGACTTGCCTcacttgctgctgcggcggcagcgtcggtgcCCCccgcgtcatcgccgcccTTGGGGCTGGCACACAGACGGCTAACGTTGCTGCAGGCAATCGAGAACTGCAGCAGGGGATCTCGGCGACGCATGCGGTCTAACTTTCGCTGTAGGGAACGGAGTGCATCCTCGCGttcatgcagcagctgctgcagatcaGCATACGTCGTCGTGCCCGGAGCGGTGCTCGACTGGGCAGCTGTCTTCAGCTGGTCTACTTCGGCTTTGAGCTGCCTGTTAGACTGTGTGAGCTGCCTTACActcttgctgctgtcgcgcagctccatgTTCTCGGAGGTGAGCAGCATTACCTCCTGTTCTGCCTTGGTCAGCTTGCTCCGTAGGCTCGCCTCACGCGTGCTCACATCCTTGTGTTCCCGCTCTAGTTTTTCCAATGCGGACTGGACTTGGTGGTACTTGTCACGGTACTCATTCTTGCGGCTTCGGATGGTGCGAAGCTCTTGAAAGAGAGCCTCGATCTCTGGGCCGAGGTTTACTTTCCTCAGCTCGTCCAAGGAGGGTCCACCGCTGCTACCGCTTCCGTTCAAGTGCTGGGAGTTCAAAGCACCAGCGTTACTAAAGAGGTCGTGCCGCAGAGACGACGCTACAGACGCGGCGACGCTCGTGGAGGACGCGCTTGCCGGTTTAGTATTCGCCGACGTCGCtgtggtggaggaagagggtggtggtggtgtctgcGGAGGCATCTTTAGGAGCTCCTCCAGTACTTTCGTGTTCTTCTGCGTCAGCTTCCCGAAGCCCGGGATCTTGCGCATCAGCTTCTGCATCTCCATCGCCTGCTTCATCATCTGCTCTTGCCGTTCTTTGGGCTGGCTGttgaagagctgctgcatggTCTGCAGTTCACATAGGTCAAGCCCGGGTGGGAAGCCAGGCGGTACCCCGGTGCTCGGGTTCTtactggaggtgctgcttgcgttgccggcgcagctgccagtCGTCGTCCCGGACGAGGTCCCAGCGCTACCCGTGTTGCCAGACTGCTTGCCGAAGCTGCCAAAGAAGGCGCGGCGAGTGGCGAGGAGTGCAACCGAGCCGGCGGCGTATCTTGAGGGATGCGGTGTCGCGGTGgtgagcaggcgcagctgcagcaccggtaCTGACGTattgcggcgcagcatcgcgAGGGCGACGAATGGATGCGCACTTTACGTAATGTAAATAAAGAAGAGTCGATACTTACCTGGGCGCAAACACAcccagcgagagagagagagaggcggtgggggggggagtacaGAGGAATGAGGGGTGAGTGAGAAACCCTGGTGCGCTtgagagagcgtgtgtgtgtggtggggggggggtaggtgggtgtgaagctctctctctctttgtgcttAGGTGGTAATGTATGCGCACGCGAGGCAGGGCGCGAAGCACGCTGCCAACTCAAGGATAATCAGAGGCAGCAGAAAGAGCACCAGACAAGCACATATGCAATAACAAGGCTGGCCTCGACGATACAGGGCTTAGCTGTAGGGTTATGCAGCTCAGCcggaggtgagagagagactgaaGGAAAGGAAACGACACGCGGAGAGAAGTGGCAGGCGAGTAcagcgaaagggggagagggttgGAGGAGCGGGAGCGCTGCAGTGCACAAGCATGTCAAGCAGCTTGAGCATGCTTGTCTTTCTAGAGGAAAAAGCAGTGATgtgaagggggcgggggggggaggggggaaggacTTGTGTGCGCTGCGGAAGGTGCAACCACACAGGTAATCACGTCTCTGCAGCATACCCTACCCCCACCTACTGGCACaggaagacgagaagggaggaggtgggatGCATGCATGGCATTCTTCACATCGgtggcaaagaggaggagagcaagcGCATCCATCTGACGCGCTGTTTGTGTTCTGTTGGTGGTGCCTTGTGTGTAAGTCGTTaacttgtgtgcgtgtgtgtgtgtgtgaagagtCGAGCaaaagacgaagaagagaggagggaggcagacAATGAGCCCTCCACGCTgctcctccccacctctccctaTCCCCACGAACGTCAACGCCTGCAGAGTGCGGTAAGGTGCTGATAAATTAAGGTTAAATAGCGCAACTGCTCAGGGAGCGACAGAGAGGTCGCCCTATCGTACACCTGCACACTCACAGACAGCAAACAATGGCAAGAGTAAAGCTATCACCTCAGGCTGACGACGCCTTAGTCTCCGTCCCTTGTCGACATCGCCAAGTCGGGCACTAGGCCCCACTCCTTCTTGGCTTCCATCAAACTCTTCGGGTACACAGCCGGGTCGTCACGGCGCTCTGTCCACATCGCAAGTCCAGGGGCATCGCTACCCATGTACCGCGGGTCTAGTCCtacgtcgtcgccgtccatGCACCAGACTGCCTCTGCCATGAGGCGCCAGCAGTTTGTCTGGTTTGTCAAGAAGGCCTGCATGGTGTACACAGtcgtcagcagcaggtcGCCACCCTCCAAGGCGGAGGACACAAATGGGTTGACGTCAACAATGGTGGGGGCCCCGGTCACTTCATCCGTGCCTGGTAGCTTCCCCAGCGGCGAGAGCTCCGCCGGGTTCTCGGTATAGCAGCCATCGCCGCGGATCGTGTcaccctccacctcccactGCCCGTACGTcttccgcagcggcgcgtaCGTGTCCtgactgttgctgctgcgcacgagcagcggtgggcCCATGTGGAGAGGGGTGTCATGCAGCGAGACTAAGGCTACGAGAGCGAGTTTGGTGCCGCGGTTTAACAGTACGCTGGGCATGCGAAAGCCGAAGGGCTCGTCAGGGGCGCCGAGGTGCAGCGTCTGTAGCGTCGTTACGttcacagcgccgccgaagaCTTGGCGCACCGTCGCCATCACACTTGTGCCACTCACTGCGTTGCGAATCGTGTTGGTGTGGTGGATGttcagcggtggcagctcgGCGCCACGGGTGGAGGGGTACGGTACACCCATCGTGAAGCCGTTCAACTCCGCTTGCCGCGCGCGGTCCTCGTCAAGGGTACACCCGCACTCGTGCAGCTGATTCGCAAGGTCGTCGAGGGCGGCGTTCACCACATGACGTGGCACGGTATTCTTGAAGTAGAGGTAGCCATCCTGATCAAgccggcagcgcagctttgGAGGGTCGTAGAAGATGTCGTTGGAGGGAAGCAGTGGCAGTAGCTCGGTGCCGAGGGCGAGCCGCCCAGTGCCGACCGGGTACGCCAGCCTCCCATGCCGCAGAACACGAATGCCGCGCATGCCTttcgcgcgtgtgtgccgccgTATGAGGTGTTGACCAGCACAggacaaagaaaaagatgcGTTGAGAGGCGCGAGGGCATAGTCGCGATGCACGCGCGAAGCAAAGGGCAGCCGCTGAAAGCGAAACTCTCCATACCATCagcttcctctcctttcagggtgacacacgcacacccacacgcagcgTTATGCATAGGGGCCTACTTGCGCACCGCAGAGACAGAGGCGCGGGGTAGTGGGAGGCAACAAGGgggccgcagctgcagctgagcttCTCTATGCGAcgctttttcttctgcgGTCAACGctggcggagggagggagggagggctgcCAACATTATGTTGTTTCTGCCGTTTGTCTTTTGGCTGCACAGCACTGGCcgttgccccctccccccccccccccccagacACTTCACGCGGGCAAACTCAAACAGCGGCTTTGGCCATGACAAGgtgagcgcgcgcacacacaccacacacgaacaaaagaaaaaagatgCCAACAACGGCACACCAGCCtagcacacacgtgcgtccACAGAAACTAGGCCCAGCTCACTCGCCTGCCCCTCAGCACCTCGACGCGGTACTCTGTTGagcaccactaccaccaggTGTGTCTGCGAGTCAGGTGGTGAGTGTCTTTGTGGGGTCGCAATTatggcgctgccgcagctcagGGACCTTCTAGGGAGCTACGTGCAGTCCACCACGGGGATAAAGGCACCGCTGTAGAGCTGGCGAAAGTTCTGCTCGCCCTCGGTTCGAATGCCACTCAAGTCCGAGCGCAGTAGGATGCTGATCCCGCGGATCTCGTCCCGCACCAACACATTATTACCATCGCGGTGCTCTTCCACGAAGAAGTTCATGGCATGGCGGTCTTTGTCGTATTCGGTCCAGTGACGCGGAAtggtgttgctgctcacGCTCACAGCATCTGCACGGAGGCAGTTATCACATTGAAAGGTGCCCCCTTCGTGTTTCCATGCTATCATGGCATTGGACCCACGCGTGAGGCAGTCTTTGGCGTGCACCACGGCAAATGACGGCCCCACAATGCCGCCTCCCAACATGATGAtcaacatcagcagcggaAATGACGACAAGGCAGAGTGCGGACGTGCGGGGTGGCCACCAAAGCTTGGCTGCCGTCGCAGAGAAGAGGCCCGACCTGGGAGGTGCATGACGCTACTAGCaaggggagagaaacgagGTGGGTGGGCTAGTGATGCGTAGGGAGAAGCGGATGGGACCCCTTGCCGAGCACTACAGGGGAATACGTAAAagcgcaggagagagagagagcgagcgagtccAAAAGGGCGGGCGCCTTAACTGTATCCGTAGACGCGGGTGCGCCAGGCTcaaagtgagagagagaaagacactCTGCCAGCACAGAGGATAAtatgcacccacacacacgcacacacgtgcaagCCGAGATATGAATAGAGCATGacgagagagcaaagaagagaagcggaggagagagggagaggcacgGCGTGAGGAGGGAAATCAGCAGGGGAGAAAAAACATACGTGGGCCACAGGTTACATCACACCACAGCAGAAGTGGCGATGTGacgtggagggagggggagccaTTGTGCTACTTCGATTGCTTCTCCATTGACCGCCAACTTGTGTGGTTGTGTTTCCCAAGTACAAGGGGGTAGGGGCACTCAAGCGCGAGGATACAAGGCGACTGTAGTGACTGATTCCTCCGCCTCTACTTGCCCTTACCCACTTACCCCTCTACGATTTCCATGCAGACAAGATCGACGACACAGGTTCtccagcacacacaccggaACATGTTTGAAGGACTTCGACACGTCCCCAAACGCCTGCCCCACTACGAGGAGCACGTGATCAACGCGTCAGCCGCTATAGACTCCCTTCTTTCGGCTCGTCGCTTCTCCGCTTCAGGATCGGCCGCAGCTCATTGAGTGAGCTTGACGACGACAGGGAGATGAAAAGGGAGGCAGCGCAGTCAGATCCGTGTCCTGTGCGCGCACTCTCTTCATACGCCTCGCCACACCTCTTCACTGCATACTTTACGattgtttttctttccctctcccctttcaccTCCGCCCTACTGACGACGCTGGTCCCCTCCGTGCCTGGCATCCCAGGGGTTCAGCGCCTACGCCATCGGTGAGCCAGGCAGCccgcctctccctgccagcgCTGAGCCGCTTCTGGCGGGGACCGAGGCACCTTCCTACGACGCCGGGAGGTGCGAgggtggcgtcgctgctggtacCGGCAGCCCCGGTCCggcatggcgctgcgtcggtgcgacCCGCAACAGTGAGCGCATCGGTGCCGGCCATATGACGGGCCGAGTGGCAGCGTGGCCCAAGCGTATTCCACTCggcccctcgctgcctactggtgtggggcgCCGGAGCCACCTCGAGACgggtgcaccaggtggcgaccggcatcACGGGAGCGGGCGTGAGGCGGTGCACTGCTGTACTGCgtgtgtctagcgctgctgcccgtcAGGAGATGGGGGACCCGTGACAGGCCCAGGGGTCGGGTAGAGCGGAGTTGAAGTGGTGTTTTGCGGCAGAAGATGGTCACATTACGCacggaggaaaaaaaagttCGAAAGAGACGTGAAGAGGCAGTTGCGCTCACCGCCAGCTCGCACACAACACCCCAAACGAGGCATGTTGTAGGAAAACTGAAGAAAATTACCACAAGAGGCACTCCGTTACGTGCCaaggatggagagagagagataccCTCGGCTCCGTGTACACGTAtagggaggggcagagaacGCAGTGTTCATGTAGATGAACGCTGCGTTCACTTCCCGCTTAATCTCGCTCCTTTCGCTCCTTTCCTCGCCTTTCCGCATCAATTGCACCTTCTCAGCTTCGCCAACAACGCTGTAGGAGTCgccagaggaagaggaatccagtcacacacacacacacacagagagaataAATGATCTATGTAGTTGCGATTGAGAAAATGAGAAGCCGGTGTACGCAcgcgtacgtgcgtgtgtgtgccttctACACCCAGAGGGtagtggggaggaggggggcagaaaACATCGAGATGCCTCCAGGAATGGGCGGGGTGGATAGCAGCTGAAGCGGAGTACCCTGACCAAATCATCGTTTCGGTTGCCGGTTGTCTCAAGGGACTGCGGCGAGAGAGTGCAGGGTGAAGAAGCAAGTCATCACCAGAGAAGGCAGTCgtgcacactcgcacacgcagacagtGACAGACGCAccatctctcctccgccacccTTCACCGAGTGAGATGAAGCGAGAGTTGGTGGTCGCGGTGAGCGTGGGGCAGTATATCTATGGAACACAATGCGCATGATGGTCCTCCGCTGTTGCAGCCGCTGTCACGCTGTTGAAATCGGTAAACCGAATGCTCTTGCGCGAGTGGTGTGAGTCGTCCATGTCGCCAGAGGAGCGTAGCCGTTCAGATGCTGAGATAGGGGACGCGTCACTGACTGTTGATCTGGCTCCGCTAGACGGTGTGTGGGGCTGATAAACAATGGAAGTGCGCGGGCGGCATGCGTGGCCATCCACGTCGCCCTGATCGGGATTTCTGGCTACAGTTGCTTCTACGGGCTGGTGGCGACTGCGATGCCGCTCACTATGTTGCgaccgctgcaccgccgctgcctcagcCAGCTGTGTGCCGACCAGTCGCCGGAAGTTGCGCGGCATCAGGACGAGCGTGGAGGTGGTGTCATTCACTTTGCACACCCCAACCAGCTGGTGGGCCTCCTCGAACATGTTGTTGCGGAGGGAGATGATGATGAACTGCGCACCTCGGGCCTGGCGCAGAACGTAGTTCGCCACAATGGAAACATTTCGAAAgtccagcgctgcgtcgaTCTCGTCCATCACGTATATTGGCGTGGGTTTGATGTAGTGCAGGGAGAAGATGAGGGCGAGGCTAGACAACGTTTTCTCGCCACCGGACA
Encoded here:
- a CDS encoding hypothetical protein (TriTrypDB/GeneDB-style sysID: LpmP.21.1520), whose translation is MLRRNTSVPVLQLRLLTTATPHPSRYAAGSVALLATRRAFFGSFGKQSGNTGSAGTSSGTTTGSCAGNASSTSSKNPSTGVPPGFPPGLDLCELQTMQQLFNSQPKERQEQMMKQAMEMQKLMRKIPGFGKLTQKNTKVLEELLKMPPQTPPPPSSSTTATSANTKPASASSTSVAASVASSLRHDLFSNAGALNSQHLNGSGSSGGPSLDELRKVNLGPEIEALFQELRTIRSRKNEYRDKYHQVQSALEKLEREHKDVSTREASLRSKLTKAEQEVMLLTSENMELRDSSKSVRQLTQSNRQLKAEVDQLKTAAQSSTAPGTTTYADLQQLLHEREDALRSLQRKLDRMRRRDPLLQFSIACSNVSRLCASPKGGDDAGGTDAAAAAASEASQEAAEKAFAELQTKYQERQQAAWEAAAHDHAAAAAAYVAVVRRYVMRSVPHSNYDAVVAFTGDAAALHACFSGIGFQVEMLAGEHGKAHVTATADALPFSTTPGPFGYALALSLSSGMARVESGRAGATLPPPAFTVTSAHPFVSAILVQNTKRCRVTYDTARASGPGGQATNVAETQVYAKLAIDGAPAFTAEAQDSRSALSNREAALDKLHQQRRLQYNDTLAKQEKVELVKAQLVANIRGQGGFALEEDVHRLVQEAVIAKRVTAGDAALVKMLQQLGLLASAA
- a CDS encoding hypothetical protein (TriTrypDB/GeneDB-style sysID: LpmP.21.1540): MHLPGRASSLRRQPSFGGHPARPHSALSSFPLLMLIIMLGGGIVGPSFAVVHAKDCLTRGSNAMIAWKHEGGTFQCDNCLRADAVSVSSNTIPRHWTEYDKDRHAMNFFVEEHRDGNNVLVRDEIRGISILLRSDLSGIRTEGEQNFRQLYSGAFIPVVDCT
- a CDS encoding hypothetical protein (TriTrypDB/GeneDB-style sysID: LpmP.21.1530) encodes the protein MRGIRVLRHGRLAYPVGTGRLALGTELLPLLPSNDIFYDPPKLRCRLDQDGYLYFKNTVPRHVVNAALDDLANQLHECGCTLDEDRARQAELNGFTMGVPYPSTRGAELPPLNIHHTNTIRNAVSGTSVMATVRQVFGGAVNVTTLQTLHLGAPDEPFGFRMPSVLLNRGTKLALVALVSLHDTPLHMGPPLLVRSSNSQDTYAPLRKTYGQWEVEGDTIRGDGCYTENPAELSPLGKLPGTDEVTGAPTIVDVNPFVSSALEGGDLLLTTVYTMQAFLTNQTNCWRLMAEAVWCMDGDDVGLDPRYMGSDAPGLAMWTERRDDPAVYPKSLMEAKKEWGLVPDLAMSTRDGD